In the genome of Microcoleus vaginatus PCC 9802, the window GGTAGTAGTCTGTCTCTCGGTAAGTGACTTGGTAGTAAGCATCGTCGGTTGGGCGAGACTGGAGGATTTGTAAAAGAGCCGATCGGTGTTCTGGGTGGGGAGTATATTGTTTGATTAATGTGGCGGCGCGATCGGGATCTATGGCGGTACAGGTAGAGTGAATGCTGATTCCCTGCATATAACTTTGATGAAAAGTGCGATCGAACCGCAATACCATCAGCGCAGTTTCTTTATAAAAATCGCAGCCCCAAGCTTCTTTTAACATATCGTTAACTGTTTTAGGAGTTGGCAGGTTATTTTCCTGATATTTTTCCTTGAGTAATTGCGGAACACGAGAATCTTGCCAGTCTAAGGATTCTAGACGTTGTGAAATAATGCGATCGAGCCGATATTTGTACCAATTAATTTCACCTCTGGGGGTGCTGCCGTAGGCACACAAATATTTAGCTCGATCCATAAAGTAAATACAAACAGGATAAACAACGCACTCTTTAATCTGATTTTGATGAGCGCTGCGATAAGTTAATAGCAAAGGAGCGATATTTTGAGAATCCCACATTTCCTGCAATTCGCTCTGAAATTGATCGACAGCATCTTGCATGGGACTAGATTCGGGTACGAGATAATCAACGTACAAAAAGACGCGGTGATTATCTTCATCAACTACCTCTTCTGAAAATTGGTCGGCTAATAAAGGCAAACTTGGGTCGAGAAAACTAAACATCCCCAAAGTAGCTGCGAGATAAGCCTGTGTTTGGGGAGTCAAATT includes:
- a CDS encoding TIGR03985 family CRISPR-associated protein, with product MEKQEDILNYSDPNCACKKTTQQWLTKGNVSVNQWRHSLQKQIAIADADLDKILAEKLFAQVRKSLQNEFDLLVTRLLLQRLTRVTGRSKNYRRVDTIPPIPSQTGNPNTDSNLTPQTQAYLAATLGMFSFLDPSLPLLADQFSEEVVDEDNHRVFLYVDYLVPESSPMQDAVDQFQSELQEMWDSQNIAPLLLTYRSAHQNQIKECVVYPVCIYFMDRAKYLCAYGSTPRGEINWYKYRLDRIISQRLESLDWQDSRVPQLLKEKYQENNLPTPKTVNDMLKEAWGCDFYKETALMVLRFDRTFHQSYMQGISIHSTCTAIDPDRAATLIKQYTPHPEHRSALLQILQSRPTDDAYYQVTYRETDYYPLRWLRALGSEVEILLPWDLRQKRAAEIQKTKNLYQ